One genomic window of Acidobacteriota bacterium includes the following:
- a CDS encoding GWxTD domain-containing protein, with product MLSARFRRCSLAVLMVGAVLGLGSIAFAQEKDKGEADAQASPDGQTDPLKRPLTQKEKKKNSKSLRAELSHRDKIWLDQDVAWIITDEERSAFKQLSNDEERENFIESFWQRRDPTPDTAENEFKEEHYRRIAYANEHFPAGIPGWKTDRGRMYIVFGPADEIESHPSGGTYERPMEEGGGSTSTFPFEQWRYRYLEGIGQEVIIEFVDTCMCGDYHMTIDRSEKDALLYTPNGGLTLYEQMGMSSKASRFTGGGMERLGTSPFNKDIQTKQFDRLEQFAALSKAPAIKFKDLENELVTHKVVLNPMPFDVRADFVKVTSDTVLVPVTVQIKNRDVTFQNKEGIERGTVNIFGRVTTLTGRIAQTFEDTVQVDVPAELLPRTAENSSVYWKALPLKPGRYRLDIVVKDVNGDRTGTWSRALPVPDFSDDRLSNSSLIVADQMEPVAAKNVGTGNFVIGATKVRPRVAPSDGKPISFKRNQKLNFWMQVYNLGVDEKTHKPSATIEYNVTDSANKAVIHTVESTETMGNVGEQVTLQKTLAAANLQPGIYKIEIKVNDNISKQTVDPTATFVVE from the coding sequence ATGCTTTCCGCACGTTTTCGCAGGTGCTCTCTGGCTGTTTTGATGGTGGGTGCTGTACTGGGGTTGGGGAGCATTGCTTTTGCGCAGGAGAAGGACAAAGGTGAAGCGGATGCCCAGGCGTCACCCGACGGCCAGACCGATCCGCTCAAGCGCCCTCTGACTCAAAAAGAGAAAAAGAAAAATTCCAAGTCGCTGCGCGCAGAGTTGAGCCACCGCGACAAGATCTGGTTGGACCAGGACGTAGCCTGGATCATCACCGACGAAGAACGATCGGCTTTCAAACAGCTTTCGAACGATGAAGAGCGCGAGAACTTCATCGAGTCGTTCTGGCAGCGCCGCGATCCAACGCCGGACACTGCCGAAAACGAATTCAAAGAAGAGCACTACCGGCGTATCGCTTACGCCAACGAACATTTTCCCGCTGGTATCCCCGGCTGGAAGACCGATCGCGGCCGCATGTACATCGTGTTCGGACCGGCAGATGAGATTGAATCTCATCCTTCGGGTGGTACGTATGAGCGTCCCATGGAAGAAGGCGGCGGCTCTACCTCCACCTTCCCGTTTGAACAATGGCGCTATCGCTACCTGGAAGGCATTGGACAGGAAGTGATCATCGAGTTTGTGGATACCTGCATGTGCGGCGACTACCACATGACGATCGATCGCTCGGAAAAAGATGCCCTGCTCTATACGCCGAACGGTGGTCTTACCCTCTACGAACAGATGGGAATGTCCAGCAAGGCCAGTCGTTTTACGGGCGGGGGTATGGAGCGGCTTGGGACGTCGCCGTTCAATAAAGATATTCAGACCAAGCAGTTTGATCGGCTGGAACAGTTCGCCGCGTTGAGCAAGGCTCCTGCCATCAAGTTCAAGGATCTCGAGAACGAGTTAGTGACGCACAAAGTTGTGCTGAACCCGATGCCCTTTGATGTGCGCGCTGACTTCGTCAAAGTAACCAGTGACACAGTTCTTGTCCCAGTCACTGTGCAGATCAAGAATCGCGATGTCACGTTCCAGAACAAGGAAGGCATCGAACGCGGTACCGTGAATATTTTCGGTCGCGTGACGACGCTGACGGGCCGTATCGCCCAGACGTTCGAAGACACAGTGCAGGTCGATGTCCCCGCTGAATTGCTGCCTCGCACTGCGGAAAATTCTTCCGTGTACTGGAAGGCCTTGCCGCTCAAGCCTGGACGTTATCGCCTGGATATCGTGGTAAAGGACGTGAACGGCGATCGTACGGGAACATGGAGCCGAGCTCTTCCGGTTCCTGACTTCAGCGATGACCGCCTGAGCAACTCATCGCTGATCGTGGCCGATCAGATGGAGCCTGTCGCCGCCAAGAATGTGGGTACCGGCAACTTTGTCATTGGCGCTACGAAAGTGCGTCCCCGCGTGGCTCCCTCGGATGGCAAGCCGATTTCGTTCAAGCGTAACCAGAAGCTGAATTTCTGGATGCAGGTTTACAATCTTGGGGTTGACGAGAAGACGCACAAGCCCTCGGCGACGATCGAATACAACGTGACGGACTCTGCCAACAAGGCAGTCATCCACACCGTTGAATCGACCGAAACCATGGGCAATGTCGGCGAGCAAGTCACGCTGCAGAAGACCCTGGCAGCGGCGAACTTGCAGCCCGGTATTTATAAGATCGAGATCAAGGTGAACGACAACATTTCCAAGCAGACTGTCGACCCAACGGCAACTTTTGTCGTGGAGTAG
- a CDS encoding efflux RND transporter periplasmic adaptor subunit, with amino-acid sequence MKTWKKVLIGIGVALVLVIIVSVTVYQSRKNLVTVQTGKAQKQNLASVVSASGEIKPKTYVNIGANAFGKIVKLHVREGDHVKKGQLLAQLENVQSSADVNAMRASVQAAETDSVASDAALKTAMADLNRAKSDAERAKLDYDRATGLYQDKLIAKQDYDARKATWEQADAGMAQAVARIAQAKAQKDSAEKRITQNSANLTRVSDVLRKTTYEAPYDGIITNLPVREGETVVIGIQNSPGSTLMTLADMSVITSEVKVDETDIVNVHLGQPAEVTIDAIPRKTFHGTVTEIGNNAIVRSTGVATSQQSSTSQEAKDFKVVVTLNDPPADLRPGLSSTAKITTATRPSVLSVPIQALTVRNRADLENKAGEKGSVKAASVPTDASKAKDEVQGVFVIRNKKAEFVPVDTGISGTTDIEVTKGLQESDEVITGSYKVLRTLKPGTTVKVDNSAPKKEVESSS; translated from the coding sequence ATGAAGACTTGGAAAAAAGTACTGATCGGAATCGGCGTTGCGCTGGTTCTTGTGATCATCGTCAGTGTGACGGTGTACCAGAGCCGCAAGAATCTCGTCACCGTACAAACGGGCAAGGCGCAGAAGCAGAACCTGGCTTCGGTAGTAAGCGCCTCGGGCGAGATCAAACCGAAGACCTACGTCAACATTGGCGCCAATGCCTTTGGCAAGATCGTCAAGCTCCATGTCAGGGAAGGCGACCACGTAAAGAAAGGCCAATTGCTGGCACAACTGGAAAACGTGCAGTCGTCTGCTGACGTGAACGCGATGCGTGCGTCCGTGCAGGCTGCTGAAACCGATTCGGTTGCGTCCGACGCTGCGCTGAAGACTGCGATGGCCGATCTCAACCGCGCCAAGTCCGACGCGGAGCGCGCCAAACTCGACTATGATCGTGCCACCGGCCTCTATCAGGACAAGCTCATCGCCAAGCAGGACTACGACGCCCGTAAAGCCACCTGGGAGCAGGCGGACGCGGGTATGGCTCAGGCGGTGGCTCGGATTGCCCAGGCAAAGGCGCAAAAGGATTCGGCCGAAAAGCGGATCACGCAAAATAGTGCGAACCTCACGCGCGTTTCCGACGTACTACGAAAGACGACTTACGAGGCTCCCTACGACGGGATTATTACCAATCTCCCGGTACGGGAAGGCGAGACCGTAGTCATCGGAATTCAGAATTCGCCAGGCAGCACGCTGATGACGCTTGCGGACATGTCGGTGATTACTTCGGAGGTCAAGGTGGACGAGACTGATATCGTCAACGTGCACCTCGGCCAACCTGCTGAAGTCACCATCGACGCCATTCCCCGCAAGACTTTCCATGGCACAGTCACCGAGATCGGCAACAATGCCATCGTCCGTTCAACCGGCGTGGCGACGTCGCAACAGAGTTCGACCAGCCAGGAAGCAAAAGATTTCAAAGTGGTCGTTACCCTGAACGATCCACCGGCCGACCTGCGTCCCGGACTCTCCTCGACTGCAAAAATCACGACGGCGACTCGGCCGAGCGTGCTCAGCGTGCCGATCCAGGCGCTGACCGTTCGCAACCGCGCCGACCTGGAAAACAAAGCTGGCGAGAAAGGTTCGGTGAAGGCCGCAAGTGTGCCCACCGACGCATCCAAGGCAAAAGACGAAGTGCAGGGCGTCTTCGTCATCCGGAATAAGAAAGCGGAGTTCGTACCGGTGGATACCGGGATCAGCGGAACAACCGATATCGAGGTCACCAAGGGGCTGCAAGAAAGCGACGAAGTCATCACGGGCAGTTACAAGGTGCTACGCACGTTGAAGCCGGGGACGACGGTCAAGGTCGATAACTCGGCTCCGAAGAAGGAAGTAGAAAGCAGTTCGTAA
- a CDS encoding ABC transporter ATP-binding protein yields MISTIDLWKTYDMGSEQQVHALRGINLRIQSNEYVAIMGPSGSGKSTLMNLIGCLDSPSKGQYWLNGQQVSELDDDELARIRNKEIGFVFQTFNLLARATALHNVELPLIYAGIPSEERAQRAKAALTAVGMESRMSHKPNELSGGQRQRVAIARALVNKPSIILADEPTGNLDSQTGTEIMAVLDRLHSEGNTIVLVTHEHDIAEYAHRVVYIKDGVVAKDEVKR; encoded by the coding sequence ATGATCTCGACCATCGATCTGTGGAAGACCTATGACATGGGCTCGGAACAGCAGGTCCATGCTCTGCGCGGAATCAACCTGCGCATCCAGAGCAACGAATACGTGGCGATCATGGGTCCATCCGGCTCCGGCAAATCGACGCTGATGAACCTGATCGGCTGTCTCGACTCGCCCTCCAAGGGCCAGTACTGGCTGAATGGACAACAGGTCAGCGAACTGGACGACGACGAACTGGCACGCATCCGCAACAAAGAAATCGGATTCGTTTTCCAGACTTTTAACCTGCTGGCCCGTGCCACTGCTCTGCACAACGTCGAGTTGCCGTTGATCTATGCCGGCATCCCCTCTGAAGAGCGTGCCCAGCGTGCCAAGGCGGCATTGACTGCCGTTGGCATGGAATCCCGCATGAGCCACAAGCCCAACGAACTCTCCGGCGGACAACGCCAGCGCGTCGCGATTGCGCGTGCCCTGGTCAACAAGCCGTCGATCATCCTGGCTGACGAGCCTACCGGCAACCTCGACTCGCAGACGGGCACGGAAATCATGGCCGTCCTCGATCGTCTGCACTCGGAAGGCAACACGATCGTGCTGGTAACGCACGAACATGACATCGCTGAGTACGCGCATCGCGTGGTCTACATCAAGGACGGCGTGGTCGCGAAAGACGAAGTGAAACGCTAG
- a CDS encoding N-acetyltransferase, with the protein MKLFGKKNTAPELVTTGRFELEQNGQVAYLEYALAGPVLELRHTEVPEALRGQGLSSSLARTAFEWARENHKKVDVICPTVAGYVKTHPEYSDLILK; encoded by the coding sequence ATGAAGTTGTTCGGCAAAAAAAACACCGCTCCCGAGTTGGTCACTACTGGGCGCTTTGAACTGGAGCAAAACGGGCAGGTGGCCTATCTGGAATATGCGCTTGCCGGGCCTGTGCTGGAGCTTCGCCACACCGAGGTGCCCGAAGCACTGCGTGGTCAGGGCCTGTCATCGTCGCTCGCGCGGACTGCGTTCGAGTGGGCCCGGGAGAATCACAAGAAGGTTGATGTGATCTGCCCGACGGTTGCGGGATACGTTAAGACTCATCCGGAATATTCGGATTTGATTCTCAAGTAG